From the Candidatus Neomarinimicrobiota bacterium genome, one window contains:
- a CDS encoding carboxymuconolactone decarboxylase family protein — protein MGRLEEFNRFREHMNEKILAEGNLETKRFFGLDSRVYEDGRLDRRTKEMMGLVASLVLRCDDCIAYHVIECADRGVDRETFYELFNVGLVVGGSITIPHMRRAVDLLDELEA, from the coding sequence ATGGGCAGACTCGAGGAATTCAACCGCTTTAGAGAGCACATGAACGAGAAGATCCTCGCCGAGGGCAACCTGGAGACCAAGCGGTTCTTTGGCCTCGACAGCCGGGTCTATGAGGATGGCCGCCTCGACCGCCGCACCAAGGAGATGATGGGGCTGGTGGCCTCGCTGGTGCTGCGCTGCGATGACTGCATCGCCTACCACGTGATCGAGTGCGCTGATCGTGGGGTCGACCGGGAGACCTTTTACGAGCTGTTCAACGTCGGGCTGGTAGTGGGGGGCTCCATCACCATCCCACACATGCGCCGGGCGGTGGACCTGCTAGACGAGCTGGAGGCTTGA
- a CDS encoding nuclear transport factor 2 family protein, translated as MGKNIEIGKSFENALFSGDQEGLRKVLHPDAVYEVLGSPPTGGRFEGRDRVIASFENRATGLGPGFEYEQFSRNWYEDEAHGKVFVEIHERSWLPAHPDDILEVRTCSVMTIAAGQIISLIDYTDSQAYAEFKARHESEIPKFAGKS; from the coding sequence ATGGGAAAAAACATTGAGATCGGCAAGTCATTCGAGAATGCGCTTTTCAGCGGCGACCAGGAAGGACTGCGCAAGGTGTTGCATCCCGACGCGGTCTATGAAGTGCTGGGGTCGCCGCCCACGGGGGGCCGCTTTGAGGGCCGCGACCGGGTCATCGCGTCGTTTGAAAACCGGGCCACGGGCCTGGGCCCCGGCTTCGAGTACGAGCAATTTTCACGGAACTGGTACGAGGACGAAGCCCACGGCAAAGTTTTTGTGGAGATCCATGAGCGTAGCTGGCTGCCCGCTCACCCGGACGATATTCTGGAGGTCCGTACCTGCTCCGTGATGACCATTGCCGCTGGGCAGATCATCAGCCTCATCGACTACACCGACAGCCAGGCCTATGCCGAGTTCAAGGCCCGCCACGAAAGCGAGATCCCTAAATTCGCCGGTAAATCCTAA
- the recQ gene encoding DNA helicase RecQ gives MQDIEKVLKAYWGYDGFLPLQKEAMECVLGSRDSIVVLPTGGGKSLCFQAPAVMMPGLAVVVSPLISLMKDQVDALTECGLPAARIDSTLSLKERNAVLARIRNGTLKLLYLAPERLVSDGFIERLKKTELSFIAVDEAHCVSMWGHDFRPEYRELGLLKKAFPEIAMHAYTATATEQVRSDIARQLRLETPELLVGAYDRPNLIYKVTRRGNIVSQVCTVLDRHRSESGIIYCIRRKDVDKMCAALTDKGYRVLPYHAGMEDQERRINQDAFIQERVDIIVATVAFGMGIDKSNVRYVIHVGMPKSLEHYQQESGRAGRDGLEADCILFYSGGDYGTWQSILRDMDPEPKEIALGKVQDIFAFCTGVICRHQAILNYFGQDLDKANCGACDVCLGDLDLMEDSLEAAQKILSCIMRLDQRFGADYTAAVLTGSREQRILRNGHAALSTYGLLSDFKKRTTRDWIEQLVGQGYIQKTGEFNVLEVTAKGRHVLKGKETPRLLKPAKKPARESKAAKDSWAGVDKGLFEALRMLRRKIAEGKHVPAYIVFGDTALRDMARQRPTTPEAFLNVSGVGMKKSHEYGPIFLAAINEYILSSMEKTAGVSVNLSGPQTHSLDKIKRHYARTYEKWTG, from the coding sequence ATTCAGGATATTGAAAAAGTATTGAAGGCATATTGGGGTTATGACGGTTTTCTGCCGCTACAGAAAGAGGCCATGGAGTGCGTCCTTGGCAGCCGGGACTCGATTGTCGTCCTGCCAACAGGGGGCGGGAAATCGCTTTGCTTTCAGGCGCCAGCGGTAATGATGCCTGGACTGGCCGTGGTGGTCTCGCCCCTGATTTCACTGATGAAGGACCAGGTGGACGCTCTAACCGAATGCGGCTTGCCGGCGGCGCGCATTGATAGCACTCTGTCCCTCAAGGAGCGGAACGCCGTTTTGGCCCGCATTCGCAATGGAACACTCAAACTACTTTACCTGGCCCCCGAGCGGCTTGTCTCGGACGGCTTTATTGAACGCCTCAAGAAAACCGAACTTTCTTTTATTGCAGTGGATGAGGCCCACTGCGTCAGTATGTGGGGGCATGACTTCCGGCCGGAGTACCGTGAACTGGGGCTGTTGAAGAAGGCGTTTCCCGAGATTGCCATGCACGCCTATACGGCTACCGCCACCGAACAGGTCCGCAGCGACATAGCACGCCAGCTACGTCTTGAAACTCCCGAACTGTTGGTTGGGGCTTATGATCGCCCGAATCTCATTTACAAAGTAACACGGCGCGGCAATATCGTAAGCCAGGTCTGCACCGTACTGGATCGCCACAGGAGCGAATCGGGTATTATCTACTGCATCCGGCGCAAAGATGTGGACAAGATGTGTGCGGCGCTCACCGATAAGGGCTACCGCGTATTGCCCTATCACGCTGGTATGGAGGACCAGGAGCGCAGGATAAACCAAGACGCCTTTATCCAGGAAAGGGTGGACATCATTGTCGCCACTGTAGCGTTCGGTATGGGTATTGATAAGTCGAATGTGCGCTACGTGATTCACGTCGGCATGCCCAAGTCGCTCGAGCATTACCAGCAGGAGAGTGGGCGAGCGGGCCGCGACGGCCTCGAGGCAGACTGTATCCTGTTCTATTCGGGCGGCGACTACGGGACCTGGCAGAGTATTCTCAGGGATATGGACCCGGAACCCAAGGAAATTGCCCTTGGAAAAGTGCAGGATATTTTCGCTTTCTGCACGGGTGTCATCTGCCGGCACCAGGCGATTCTCAACTATTTTGGCCAAGACCTGGACAAAGCCAACTGCGGTGCCTGTGACGTCTGTCTCGGCGATCTGGACCTCATGGAAGACTCGCTGGAGGCTGCCCAGAAAATCCTGTCCTGCATTATGCGTCTGGACCAGCGATTCGGCGCCGACTACACGGCCGCAGTGCTGACCGGTTCGCGCGAGCAGCGAATCCTGAGGAATGGCCATGCGGCGCTGAGCACCTACGGCCTCCTATCCGACTTCAAGAAGCGCACCACACGGGACTGGATTGAGCAGCTCGTGGGGCAGGGATACATTCAAAAGACCGGGGAATTCAACGTCCTGGAGGTTACAGCAAAGGGAAGACACGTCCTGAAAGGAAAAGAGACGCCCCGTCTGCTCAAACCGGCGAAGAAACCCGCCAGGGAGTCCAAGGCAGCGAAGGATTCGTGGGCAGGTGTCGATAAAGGCTTGTTCGAGGCGCTGCGAATGTTGCGGCGGAAGATTGCGGAAGGGAAGCATGTACCGGCCTACATTGTCTTTGGCGATACGGCCCTGCGGGACATGGCTCGGCAAAGACCTACTACGCCCGAGGCCTTTTTGAACGTCAGTGGCGTGGGTATGAAAAAGAGTCATGAATATGGCCCCATCTTCCTGGCTGCAATCAATGAATATATCCTCTCGAGTATGGAGAAAACGGCCGGTGTGTCAGTTAACCTCAGCGGTCCCCAAACGCATAGTCTGGATAAAATTAAGCGGCACTACGCCCGGACCTACGAGAAATGGACCGGATAA
- a CDS encoding DUF2784 domain-containing protein, which produces MAYVGFVAVGFILILVGAALKWAWILNRRIRYLHLGAIALVAAEALVGLICPITLLENWLLIGSGQAGRERTFIGQLLYNLLYYDFPSWIFSVAYIALTILAILLLIVIPPKARSKAI; this is translated from the coding sequence ATGGCCTATGTTGGCTTTGTGGCGGTGGGCTTCATCCTCATCCTGGTAGGCGCGGCTCTTAAATGGGCATGGATCCTTAACCGGCGGATCCGCTACCTGCACCTGGGGGCCATTGCCTTGGTGGCCGCCGAAGCCCTGGTGGGCCTGATATGTCCCATCACGCTGCTGGAGAACTGGCTGCTGATCGGCTCAGGTCAGGCGGGCCGGGAACGCACCTTTATCGGTCAGCTACTTTACAATTTGTTGTACTACGATTTTCCGTCGTGGATATTTTCGGTAGCTTATATCGCTTTGACTATCCTTGCGATCCTGTTATTGATCGTGATACCACCCAAAGCCAGATCGAAAGCCATCTAG
- a CDS encoding VOC family protein, with protein MKAHFLGHVVFYVRDMETSLDFYRDLLGFEEVGSWERDAVALSSGRTHHEILLIRVGPAPGPLAGHRLGLYHIGIKVGDSLDELRSARDELLAAGVTIDGMSDHTVSQSLYLRDPDGNEVELYVDADPDIWKRDPAAVMARIKPLRL; from the coding sequence TTGAAGGCGCACTTCCTGGGCCATGTGGTCTTTTATGTGCGGGACATGGAGACCTCGCTGGACTTTTACAGGGATCTGCTGGGCTTTGAGGAAGTGGGCTCCTGGGAGCGTGATGCGGTGGCGCTCAGCTCCGGGCGGACCCACCACGAGATCTTGCTTATACGTGTCGGACCGGCTCCGGGCCCCCTGGCTGGTCACAGGTTGGGGCTGTACCACATTGGTATCAAGGTGGGGGACTCGCTGGACGAGCTGCGCTCCGCCCGGGATGAGCTGCTTGCCGCGGGGGTGACCATCGACGGCATGAGCGACCACACCGTGAGCCAGAGCCTTTACCTGCGCGACCCGGACGGCAACGAGGTGGAGCTCTACGTGGACGCCGACCCCGACATCTGGAAACGGGACCCCGCAGCTGTTATGGCGCGCATCAAACCGCTGCGGCTGTAG
- a CDS encoding adenylate/guanylate cyclase domain-containing protein: MTLQRKLAAIMFTDIVGYTALMSRDEQMALNMLDRNREILRPLIERANGEWLKEIGDGTLSAFMSAVEAVQCALEIQRSLVKDQTLTLRIGIHVGDVIFKDADVFGDGVNVASRIEPLAEPGGICVSEQVYDSIRNKPDIEAVLLGKKNLKGISRPIIINALVLPGQRTRPGQWPGPGPPAGRGAGGAHRGVVPGAAPGEQG, from the coding sequence TTGACCCTGCAACGCAAACTGGCTGCCATCATGTTCACCGACATCGTCGGTTATACAGCCCTCATGTCTAGGGATGAACAGATGGCGTTAAATATGTTGGATCGCAACCGGGAGATACTCCGCCCGCTTATTGAGCGTGCCAACGGAGAGTGGCTGAAAGAGATCGGTGATGGTACGCTCTCTGCTTTTATGAGCGCTGTGGAAGCAGTGCAATGTGCCCTGGAAATTCAGCGTTCCCTGGTCAAGGATCAGACCCTGACTCTGCGCATTGGCATCCACGTTGGCGATGTGATATTCAAAGATGCGGATGTTTTTGGCGATGGCGTTAACGTGGCCTCAAGGATTGAACCGTTGGCTGAGCCGGGAGGGATTTGCGTATCCGAGCAGGTTTACGACTCCATTCGGAATAAGCCGGATATCGAAGCCGTCCTTCTCGGTAAGAAAAACCTGAAGGGCATTTCCCGGCCCATCATTATCAATGCGCTGGTCCTGCCGGGGCAGCGAACGCGGCCGGGGCAGTGGCCGGGCCCGGGACCCCCCGCCGGCCGCGGAGCTGGTGGTGCTCATCGCGGCGTCGTCCCCGGAGCTGCACCCGGCGAGCAGGGCTGA